One genomic segment of Candidatus Krumholzibacteriia bacterium includes these proteins:
- the ribE gene encoding 6,7-dimethyl-8-ribityllumazine synthase: MARVLEGQYHGKGKRFGVVVGRFNALFGEKLLDGCLDGLRRHGVADDDVDVAWVPGAWEIPLTCRRMARTGNYDAVIALGVVVRGGTPHFEHVATAVSRGVAEVGLSEDVPVIFGVLTTDSLEQAMERSGTKAGNKGFDAAMAALETADVLSRIEPKS, translated from the coding sequence ATGGCGAGGGTTCTGGAAGGGCAGTACCACGGCAAGGGCAAGCGCTTCGGCGTGGTGGTGGGCCGGTTCAACGCGCTGTTCGGTGAGAAGCTGCTCGACGGTTGTCTCGACGGTCTGCGGCGTCACGGCGTGGCCGACGACGACGTCGACGTCGCCTGGGTGCCCGGCGCCTGGGAGATCCCGCTCACCTGCCGCCGCATGGCGCGCACCGGCAACTACGATGCGGTGATCGCCCTGGGCGTGGTGGTGCGCGGGGGCACGCCGCACTTCGAACACGTGGCCACCGCCGTCAGCCGCGGCGTGGCCGAGGTCGGTCTGAGCGAGGACGTGCCCGTGATCTTCGGCGTGCTCACCACCGACTCGCTGGAGCAGGCCATGGAGCGCTCCGGTACGAAGGCCGGCAACAAGGGATTCGACGCGGCGATGGCCGCGCTCGAGACCGCCGACGTCCTCTCACGGATCGAGCCGAAGTCTTGA
- a CDS encoding glycosyltransferase family 4 protein translates to MRILALNWRDRVDPMAGGAEVHLHEILRRLVQRGHQVTWLCCSYPGAAAEEVADDGIRYRRRGHWAFTNFNVIPLLRDELKRNSYDVVLEDINKVPFYAPLFTNLPVLAVIPHLFGRTVFRETNPAFATYVWLSEQPLSWIYRNCWFEAISDSTREDLVHRGVSRERIEVVHCGMDHERYVLDDPPPRASSPRIVHLGRLRRYKSVDVVLEALARIREVFADAELDVIGDGPDRLRLIEVAASLGLAGAVHFHGHLPRTEIVETLYRSHLFLNPSPKEGWGLTVIEANECGVPVVASRRPGLVDSVREGETGLLADYGDPEDFANKALSLLTDPPLWRMMSENAVRWARSFSWDDAAVETERMLERCRR, encoded by the coding sequence GTGAGGATCCTGGCCCTGAACTGGCGCGACCGCGTGGACCCCATGGCCGGAGGGGCCGAGGTCCACCTGCACGAGATCCTGCGGCGTCTGGTGCAGCGCGGCCACCAGGTCACCTGGTTGTGCTGCAGCTATCCCGGCGCCGCCGCCGAGGAGGTCGCCGACGACGGAATCCGCTACCGCCGGCGCGGCCACTGGGCCTTCACGAACTTCAACGTGATCCCGCTGCTGCGCGACGAGTTGAAGCGCAATTCCTACGACGTGGTGCTCGAGGACATCAACAAGGTGCCCTTCTACGCGCCGCTGTTCACGAATCTTCCGGTGCTGGCGGTGATCCCGCACCTGTTCGGACGCACCGTCTTTCGCGAGACCAATCCCGCCTTCGCCACCTACGTGTGGCTGAGCGAGCAACCGCTGTCGTGGATCTACCGCAATTGCTGGTTCGAGGCGATCAGCGACAGCACGCGCGAGGACCTGGTGCACCGGGGCGTGTCCCGTGAACGCATCGAGGTCGTGCACTGCGGGATGGATCACGAACGCTACGTGCTCGACGACCCACCGCCGCGGGCCTCTTCACCACGGATCGTGCACCTCGGTCGCCTGCGCCGCTACAAGAGCGTGGACGTGGTGCTCGAGGCCCTGGCCCGGATCCGCGAGGTCTTCGCCGATGCCGAACTGGACGTGATCGGAGACGGTCCCGACCGTCTGCGTCTGATCGAGGTCGCCGCGTCCCTGGGGCTCGCCGGGGCGGTGCACTTCCACGGCCATCTTCCGCGTACCGAGATCGTGGAGACGCTGTACCGCAGCCATCTCTTCCTCAACCCGAGTCCGAAGGAGGGCTGGGGGCTGACGGTGATCGAAGCGAACGAGTGCGGGGTTCCGGTGGTGGCCAGCCGCCGGCCCGGTCTCGTGGACTCGGTACGCGAGGGCGAGACCGGCCTGCTCGCCGACTACGGCGATCCCGAGGACTTCGCGAACAAGGCGCTGAGCCTGCTGACCGATCCGCCCCTGTGGCGGATGATGAGCGAGAACGCGGTCCGCTGGGCCCGGTCGTTCAGCTGGGACGACGCCGCCGTCGAGACCGAGCGGATGCTGGAACGATGCCGGCGCTGA
- a CDS encoding class I SAM-dependent methyltransferase, protein MRESRKEHWEAFWTEAEGLSLDDVYDNGGRILREIFEVCDPSGMRVLEVGAGTGRDSIALARAGARVVTLDYAPRSLDLIRQAAERAGVEVEMVGGDGLALPFPDGSFDLVFHQGLLEHFRDPMPMLREHVRVLKPGGLLLVDVPQRWHYYTVGKHLLMAFDKWFAGWETEFSVGELEDLMRSAGLEPTHAYGDWMVPNLFYRALRKVLLKTVGWRLPMYPRPLPVIGPIDRAWRRWFGSKRASLYTTIVIGVFGRKPVTATPATERSREVATSAV, encoded by the coding sequence ATGAGGGAATCGCGGAAAGAACACTGGGAGGCCTTCTGGACGGAGGCCGAGGGGCTGTCGCTCGACGACGTCTACGACAACGGCGGGCGGATCCTGCGCGAGATCTTCGAGGTGTGCGATCCGTCCGGGATGCGCGTGCTCGAGGTCGGCGCCGGGACCGGCCGCGACAGCATCGCCCTGGCCCGGGCCGGGGCGCGTGTCGTGACGCTGGACTACGCCCCGCGCAGTCTCGACCTGATCCGGCAGGCGGCGGAGCGGGCCGGGGTCGAGGTCGAGATGGTCGGCGGCGACGGTCTCGCGCTGCCCTTTCCCGACGGCAGCTTCGATCTCGTGTTCCACCAGGGACTGCTCGAGCACTTCCGCGATCCCATGCCCATGCTCCGCGAGCACGTGCGGGTGCTGAAGCCCGGCGGACTTCTTCTGGTGGACGTTCCGCAGCGCTGGCACTACTACACGGTGGGCAAGCACCTGCTCATGGCCTTCGACAAGTGGTTCGCGGGATGGGAGACCGAGTTCAGCGTGGGCGAGCTGGAGGACCTGATGCGGAGCGCCGGGTTGGAGCCCACCCACGCCTACGGCGACTGGATGGTCCCCAACCTGTTCTACCGGGCGTTGCGCAAGGTCCTGCTGAAGACCGTGGGTTGGCGCCTGCCCATGTATCCGCGTCCACTGCCGGTGATCGGCCCGATCGACCGGGCCTGGCGTCGGTGGTTCGGGAGCAAACGGGCCAGTCTGTACACGACCATCGTGATCGGGGTCTTCGGCCGCAAACCGGTCACCGCGACCCCCGCCACCGAGCGCAGCCGCGAGGTCGCCACGAGCGCCGTCTGA
- a CDS encoding endonuclease/exonuclease/phosphatase family protein, which translates to MKHVSSAPRALPAFLFVVALVTLAWTATGCDATADATTPIPAIQGAGHRSPLAGERVVTTGVVTRVLDDGFFLQDPEGDDDPRTSDAMRVFDDATRAEVGQRLRIEGTVAEWRPGGNETNLTVTILRDARIGILDEDVELPTPVVLGRDGRMPPTAVVDDDALEEYQPARDGIDFYESLEAMRVRVDDAVAVSATSRYAEVWVLADGGAGATGLNDRGGITLTEGDVNPERIQIQFPSRVVAPAVGMGDRLGTLVGPLDYAFGNYEVLVARRPEVRRAETGPDVTSLGSSDDAITVGTFNVLNLGGDAEPEAFAVRARVIVERMDAPAIVALQEIQDDDGAADSGDPSADRTFERLIGAVVDADGPRYAYAQIDPVDGADGGQPGGNIRVGFLYDEERVALPRRGDAGPLDAVAVVDGPHLEPNPARVDPTADCFDDSRKPLAAEFVVDGVPLFVIDVHFSSKGGSTPLFGAVQPPVNGREEARREQAGRVLALVEAIRAEDPRARIVVLGDFNEFAFEEPMRALVAGGALENLMLELEPTARFTYVYQGNSQALDHVLVGTGGFRSTELDVIHGNAGFRGGASDHDAIVVRLGL; encoded by the coding sequence GTGAAGCACGTATCGTCCGCGCCCCGCGCCCTTCCGGCTTTCCTGTTCGTCGTCGCGCTGGTCACCCTGGCCTGGACGGCCACGGGCTGCGACGCCACCGCCGACGCCACCACGCCGATCCCCGCGATCCAGGGGGCCGGCCACCGCTCCCCGTTGGCCGGCGAGCGCGTGGTGACGACCGGGGTGGTGACACGGGTCCTCGACGACGGCTTCTTCCTGCAGGACCCGGAGGGCGATGACGATCCACGCACCTCCGACGCCATGCGCGTGTTCGACGACGCGACGAGGGCCGAGGTCGGGCAACGCCTGCGGATCGAAGGCACGGTCGCGGAGTGGAGACCGGGCGGCAACGAGACCAACCTGACCGTCACCATCCTGCGCGACGCGCGCATCGGGATCCTGGACGAAGACGTCGAACTGCCGACTCCGGTCGTCCTGGGCCGCGACGGACGCATGCCGCCGACGGCGGTCGTGGACGACGACGCGCTCGAGGAGTACCAACCCGCGCGCGACGGCATCGACTTCTACGAGAGCCTCGAGGCCATGCGCGTGCGCGTGGACGACGCCGTCGCGGTGTCGGCGACCAGCCGCTACGCCGAGGTCTGGGTGCTCGCCGACGGCGGTGCCGGCGCTACCGGGCTCAACGACCGCGGGGGCATCACGCTCACCGAGGGCGACGTCAATCCCGAGCGGATCCAGATCCAGTTCCCGTCGCGGGTCGTCGCGCCCGCGGTCGGCATGGGCGACCGTCTGGGCACGCTCGTCGGACCCTTGGACTACGCCTTCGGCAACTACGAGGTGCTCGTCGCCCGCCGCCCCGAGGTGCGCCGGGCGGAGACCGGTCCCGACGTCACCTCGCTGGGGTCGTCCGACGACGCGATCACGGTGGGCACCTTCAACGTGCTCAATCTCGGCGGCGACGCCGAGCCCGAGGCCTTCGCCGTCCGCGCGCGTGTGATCGTGGAGCGCATGGACGCCCCGGCGATCGTCGCCCTGCAGGAGATCCAGGACGACGACGGCGCCGCCGACAGCGGCGACCCCTCCGCCGACCGGACCTTCGAGCGCCTGATCGGGGCGGTCGTCGACGCCGACGGCCCGCGCTACGCCTACGCGCAGATCGATCCCGTCGACGGCGCCGACGGCGGCCAGCCCGGCGGCAACATCCGGGTGGGCTTCCTGTACGACGAAGAGCGGGTGGCCCTGCCCCGCCGCGGTGACGCCGGCCCACTCGACGCGGTGGCCGTGGTCGACGGACCACACCTCGAGCCCAATCCGGCGCGCGTCGACCCCACCGCCGACTGCTTCGACGACAGCCGCAAACCCCTCGCCGCGGAGTTCGTCGTCGACGGCGTGCCACTCTTCGTGATCGACGTGCACTTCTCGAGCAAGGGGGGCAGCACCCCACTCTTCGGCGCGGTGCAGCCTCCGGTGAACGGCCGCGAGGAGGCGCGACGGGAGCAGGCCGGCCGGGTGCTCGCCCTGGTCGAGGCGATCCGGGCCGAGGATCCGCGGGCGAGGATCGTGGTGCTCGGGGACTTCAACGAGTTCGCCTTCGAGGAACCCATGCGGGCCCTCGTCGCCGGCGGTGCACTGGAGAACCTGATGCTCGAGCTCGAACCGACGGCGCGCTTCACCTACGTGTACCAGGGCAACTCCCAGGCCCTCGACCACGTCCTGGTGGGCACCGGCGGCTTCCGGTCGACCGAACTCGACGTGATCCACGGCAACGCGGGCTTCCGCGGAGGGGCCAGCGACCACGACGCGATCGTGGTGCGGCTCGGTCTCTGA
- a CDS encoding lysylphosphatidylglycerol synthase transmembrane domain-containing protein → MPALSPRVRGILATGLRLAVSVALLWWLYAQLRGQLEVEVRRVLTTSPWLLVPPLLVFALSTVLGAWQWTLILRRAGLTVPAGRLHALYWVGLFFNNFLPTNVGGDLVKVADVAVETGRVARPIAGTLLDRMLGLSALAGLAFVAGAVLGSGTPAGLPWWALAVVAVPVIAGTVAILSGRMGRLLVGVSERLRGGHGKGRIRALLGVLQDYRSDPPFVLRLGLLALLVQSLRIATHLLVALAMGLSLDWERVLQLYVLVPVLGMAVVLPISFNGLGIRELVAYRLMPQIGIDPDSAVVMQLITYLVQVTVSLAGGIVFTVMFVRGRLRLRRRRTED, encoded by the coding sequence ATGCCGGCGCTGAGTCCGCGGGTCCGTGGGATCCTCGCGACCGGCCTGCGTCTGGCCGTGAGCGTCGCGCTGCTGTGGTGGCTCTACGCGCAACTCCGTGGGCAACTCGAGGTCGAGGTCCGCCGCGTGCTCACCACCTCGCCGTGGCTGCTGGTGCCGCCGCTGTTGGTGTTCGCGCTGAGCACCGTGCTGGGTGCCTGGCAGTGGACCCTGATCCTGCGGCGCGCCGGACTCACCGTTCCGGCCGGGCGCCTGCACGCCCTGTACTGGGTCGGTCTGTTCTTCAACAACTTCCTGCCCACGAACGTGGGTGGAGATCTGGTCAAGGTGGCCGACGTGGCCGTCGAGACCGGACGGGTGGCGCGCCCGATCGCGGGCACTCTGCTCGACCGGATGCTCGGGCTGAGCGCCCTGGCCGGCCTGGCCTTCGTGGCCGGGGCGGTGCTCGGGAGCGGGACACCCGCCGGGCTGCCCTGGTGGGCGCTGGCGGTGGTCGCCGTTCCCGTGATCGCCGGGACGGTGGCGATCCTGTCGGGACGAATGGGACGGTTGCTGGTCGGCGTGTCCGAACGCCTGCGCGGAGGCCACGGCAAGGGCCGGATCCGGGCGCTCCTCGGCGTGCTCCAGGACTACCGGAGCGATCCTCCCTTCGTCCTGCGGCTCGGGCTGCTGGCTCTCCTGGTGCAGAGCCTCCGGATCGCGACCCACCTGCTGGTGGCCCTGGCCATGGGCCTGTCCCTGGACTGGGAGCGCGTCCTGCAGCTCTACGTCCTGGTTCCCGTGCTCGGCATGGCGGTGGTCCTGCCCATTTCGTTCAACGGTCTGGGGATCCGCGAACTGGTGGCCTATCGGCTCATGCCGCAGATCGGCATCGATCCCGACAGCGCGGTGGTGATGCAGCTGATCACCTACCTGGTGCAGGTGACGGTGAGCCTCGCCGGAGGGATCGTGTTCACCGTCATGTTCGTGCGCGGCCGCCTGCGGCTGCGCCGGCGACGGACGGAGGACTGA
- a CDS encoding PQQ-dependent sugar dehydrogenase, which yields MRQWSSVLFVLLAAVAVDVPAAVPTDFEQSEVLGGLDAPVALTHLPDGRLLVAEQKTGNLRLVLADDTLVSAPVLTVPDLETANNEAGLLSLAVDPGWPQRPYVYVHFTARSPREMRLVRYAATGSLTAPDGDDLGFDPASALVVLDGIPDDFGNHNGGTLLFGPDGFLYFSVGDDEDRCAAQRLDSPLGKVLRLDVADLGANGPVSTADLVAAGNPFAGQGGIASLVWALGLRNPYRMTVDVATGELFVGDVGEVSREEISRVADGGENLGWPFREGSLPIQPPGSCDDPGGAEFVEPIWDYGRTEGVSVVAGFVVRAPEGAEYPWPAAYEGDLFFADFFRNDLRRLTGAGQEWQIAAPVDGQPGPEDWANGLSTAADFAIAPDGSVVYVSLGDGTLHRIRYVGAVPTDTTSFGALRARYRD from the coding sequence ATGCGACAGTGGAGTTCCGTCCTGTTCGTCCTGCTGGCCGCGGTCGCGGTCGATGTGCCCGCCGCCGTGCCCACCGACTTCGAGCAGAGCGAGGTCCTCGGCGGACTCGACGCGCCCGTGGCGCTGACCCACCTCCCCGACGGTCGGTTGCTCGTCGCCGAGCAGAAGACGGGCAACCTCCGTCTGGTCCTGGCCGACGACACGCTCGTGTCCGCGCCCGTGCTGACGGTTCCCGACCTCGAGACCGCGAACAACGAGGCGGGTCTGCTGAGCCTGGCCGTCGATCCCGGCTGGCCGCAGCGGCCCTACGTGTACGTGCACTTCACCGCGCGCAGTCCGCGGGAGATGCGCCTGGTCCGCTACGCCGCGACGGGCTCGCTCACGGCCCCGGACGGTGACGACCTGGGCTTCGACCCGGCGTCGGCGCTGGTGGTCCTCGACGGGATCCCCGACGACTTCGGAAACCACAACGGGGGCACACTGCTCTTCGGACCCGATGGCTTCCTGTACTTCTCGGTGGGCGACGACGAGGACCGCTGTGCGGCGCAGCGCCTCGACAGTCCCCTGGGCAAGGTGCTGCGGCTCGACGTGGCCGACCTCGGCGCGAACGGCCCGGTGTCGACGGCCGACCTGGTGGCGGCGGGCAATCCCTTCGCCGGGCAGGGAGGCATCGCGTCGCTGGTGTGGGCCCTGGGCCTGCGCAATCCCTACCGCATGACCGTGGACGTGGCGACCGGGGAGCTGTTCGTCGGCGATGTCGGCGAGGTCTCGCGCGAGGAGATCAGCCGCGTGGCCGACGGAGGCGAGAACCTGGGCTGGCCCTTCCGCGAGGGAAGTCTGCCCATCCAACCACCCGGCAGCTGCGACGACCCGGGCGGCGCCGAGTTCGTCGAGCCGATCTGGGACTACGGGCGCACCGAGGGCGTGTCGGTGGTCGCGGGCTTCGTGGTCCGCGCGCCCGAAGGGGCCGAGTACCCCTGGCCGGCGGCCTACGAGGGCGACCTGTTCTTCGCCGACTTCTTCCGCAACGACCTGCGCCGGCTGACGGGTGCGGGGCAGGAGTGGCAGATCGCCGCGCCCGTCGACGGTCAGCCCGGCCCGGAGGACTGGGCGAACGGACTGAGCACGGCCGCCGACTTCGCGATCGCGCCGGACGGTTCGGTCGTGTACGTGTCGCTCGGCGACGGGACGCTCCACCGGATCCGCTACGTCGGTGCGGTGCCCACCGACACCACGAGTTTCGGCGCCCTGCGGGCCCGCTACCGCGACTGA
- the nusB gene encoding transcription antitermination factor NusB, which yields MNSARRRKARELLVQALYSCRVGGRPLPDAIVDQVERRRPHTETLQYVRELEPLLDDQLQALDARIDEFVQGRAAERVGAVERAILQLGLVELMHRDDIPVAVVIDESQHLVETFSTSDSVRFVQGVLDRLAREVRPA from the coding sequence TTGAATTCCGCCCGGCGTCGCAAGGCGCGCGAACTGCTCGTGCAAGCCCTGTACTCGTGTCGGGTGGGGGGACGGCCCCTGCCCGACGCGATCGTCGACCAGGTGGAGCGGCGACGGCCGCACACCGAGACGCTGCAGTACGTCCGTGAGCTCGAGCCGCTGCTCGACGACCAGCTCCAGGCCCTCGACGCACGGATCGACGAGTTCGTCCAGGGGCGCGCGGCCGAGCGCGTGGGGGCCGTCGAGCGCGCGATCCTCCAGCTCGGACTGGTCGAGCTGATGCATCGCGACGACATCCCCGTGGCCGTGGTCATCGACGAGTCGCAGCACCTCGTCGAGACCTTCTCCACCAGCGACTCGGTGCGCTTCGTCCAGGGAGTGCTCGACCGGCTCGCGCGCGAGGTGCGCCCGGCCTGA
- a CDS encoding riboflavin synthase, producing MFTGIVQAQGIVRSVRASAEDRDLTVTCPAEVAGRLTLGASVALDGVCQTVTRLAEGEFDVHAIAETLRVTTLGDLREGDPVNLETSLGAGDPLGGHFVQGHVDGIARVLAVEPRGESITYRFEADAELVRQLVPKGSVAIDGISLTVGPVVGDTTFEVYLIPHTAEVTGLARKKTGGRVNLETDVLGKYVLRYLGQVGGSAGITWDSLGAAGWDTDSGGGRYE from the coding sequence ATGTTCACCGGAATCGTCCAGGCTCAGGGAATCGTGCGGAGCGTGCGCGCCAGCGCCGAGGACCGCGATCTCACCGTGACGTGTCCGGCCGAGGTCGCCGGTCGCCTCACTCTGGGGGCCAGCGTTGCCCTCGACGGCGTCTGTCAGACGGTCACCCGGCTCGCCGAGGGGGAGTTCGACGTCCACGCCATCGCCGAGACCCTGCGCGTGACCACACTCGGTGACCTGCGCGAGGGCGATCCGGTGAACCTGGAGACCTCGCTCGGAGCGGGCGATCCGCTCGGGGGTCACTTCGTCCAGGGACACGTCGACGGCATCGCGCGCGTGCTGGCCGTCGAACCCAGGGGCGAGTCGATCACCTATCGCTTCGAGGCCGATGCCGAACTCGTCCGCCAGCTCGTTCCCAAGGGAAGCGTGGCGATCGACGGCATCAGCCTCACGGTCGGCCCGGTGGTGGGCGACACGACCTTCGAGGTCTACCTGATCCCCCACACGGCCGAGGTGACGGGGCTGGCGCGCAAGAAGACGGGAGGCCGGGTGAACCTCGAGACCGACGTTCTCGGCAAGTATGTGCTGCGTTACCTCGGTCAGGTGGGCGGATCCGCGGGCATCACCTGGGATTCGCTGGGTGCCGCGGGCTGGGACACGGACTCCGGGGGAGGCCGGTACGAATGA
- a CDS encoding bifunctional 3,4-dihydroxy-2-butanone-4-phosphate synthase/GTP cyclohydrolase II, with protein MSESKPQGGHDQTTEGFDPIAVAIDRIREGGMVIVVDDAERENEGDVIFAAERVTPDHVNFLAKEARGLVCVAAEREHLERLELHPMVHRNTSRLGTAFTVSIDAVEGTSTGISAGDRAETIRQFVDPRTTPDKLARPGHVFPLQAARGGVLTRAGHTEAAVDLARLAGLGAQGVLCEIMDDDGSMARVPALRRFARTHGLPIITIHDLIEYRRHHEQLVEELERVPLPTRFGEFSMRLYGTRIDDDEHVALVIGDIRPDEPALVRVHSECLTGDLFHSLRCDCGDQLEAALDQIARAGSGVFLYMRQEGRGIGLRNKLRAYRLQDQGADTVEANKKLGFPADLRHYGIGAQILVDIGVRQMRLLTNNPKKIVGLEAYGLELVERVGIEMHPNPRNLRYLQVKRDKMGHLLQDIDGASEIAGAETSTDRQEEQ; from the coding sequence ATGAGCGAATCGAAGCCGCAGGGCGGTCACGACCAGACGACCGAGGGATTCGACCCGATCGCCGTGGCGATCGACCGCATCCGCGAGGGTGGCATGGTGATCGTGGTCGACGACGCCGAGCGCGAGAACGAGGGCGACGTGATCTTCGCCGCCGAGAGGGTCACGCCCGACCACGTCAACTTCCTCGCCAAGGAGGCGCGCGGACTCGTGTGCGTGGCGGCCGAGCGCGAGCACCTGGAACGGCTCGAGCTGCACCCGATGGTCCACCGCAACACCTCCCGGCTGGGCACCGCCTTCACGGTGAGCATCGATGCGGTCGAGGGCACGAGCACCGGCATCTCGGCCGGAGACCGGGCCGAGACCATCCGGCAGTTCGTGGACCCGAGGACCACACCCGACAAGCTCGCGCGCCCCGGTCACGTGTTCCCGCTGCAGGCGGCGCGCGGCGGGGTGCTGACGCGTGCCGGCCACACCGAGGCCGCCGTCGACCTCGCCCGCCTGGCGGGACTCGGCGCGCAAGGCGTGCTGTGCGAGATCATGGACGACGACGGGAGCATGGCGCGGGTTCCGGCCCTGCGCCGTTTCGCGCGGACCCACGGGCTTCCGATCATCACCATCCACGATCTGATCGAGTACCGGCGACACCACGAGCAGCTCGTCGAGGAACTGGAGCGCGTCCCGCTGCCCACGCGTTTCGGGGAGTTCTCCATGCGTCTCTACGGCACACGCATCGACGACGACGAGCACGTGGCGCTGGTCATCGGCGACATCCGTCCCGACGAGCCCGCCCTGGTCCGTGTGCACAGCGAGTGCCTCACGGGCGACCTCTTCCACTCGCTGCGGTGTGACTGCGGCGATCAGCTCGAGGCCGCGCTCGACCAGATCGCGCGCGCGGGTAGCGGTGTGTTCCTGTACATGCGCCAGGAGGGTCGGGGCATCGGTCTGCGGAACAAGCTGCGGGCCTACCGACTGCAGGACCAGGGAGCCGACACGGTCGAGGCCAACAAGAAGCTGGGCTTCCCGGCCGACCTGCGGCACTACGGGATCGGTGCACAGATCCTCGTGGACATCGGTGTGCGCCAGATGCGCCTGCTGACGAACAACCCGAAGAAGATCGTCGGCCTCGAGGCCTACGGACTGGAACTGGTCGAACGGGTGGGGATCGAGATGCATCCGAATCCGCGCAACCTGCGCTACCTGCAGGTGAAGCGCGACAAGATGGGGCACTTGCTGCAGGATATCGACGGGGCCAGCGAGATCGCCGGCGCCGAGACCTCGACCGACCGTCAGGAGGAACAGTGA